A genomic stretch from Astatotilapia calliptera chromosome 4, fAstCal1.2, whole genome shotgun sequence includes:
- the fn3krp gene encoding ketosamine-3-kinase, with amino-acid sequence MEAKLKRELGTTMLKSAGHAGGGCISEGQSYHTDTGKVFVKINHKSEAKLMFDGEMASLEAIVKTETVKVPKPIKVIELDTGGSVFVMEHLDMNSLSKYSKQLGEKMADLHLHNKKQLEKLNKEQQTVGKGAGQSDVAAVEKFGFHVTTCCGYLPQDNQWQSDWVPFYTQQRLQHQLNMVEKSYGDRETRELWAELQLKIPQFFKDVEIVPALLHGDLWGGNVAECADGPVIFDPASFYGHSEFELGIAGMFGGFNSAFYSAYHSKIPQAPGFAKRNQLYQLFHYLNHWNHFGGGYKGSSIRVMKTLLK; translated from the exons ATGGAAGCTAAGTTAAAGAGGGAGTTGGGGACAACCATGCTGAAATCAGCTGGTCATGCTGGAGGTGGATGCATCAGCGAGGGACAGAGTTATCATACTGACACTGGGAAAGTGTTTGTAAAGATAAATCACAAGAGTGAG GCCAAACTGATGTTTGATGGAGAAATGGCCAGTCTGGAGGCTATTGTAAAGACAGAAACCGTGAAAGTCCCCAAGCCCATAAAGGTGATTGAGCTTGACACAGGAGGCTCTGTATTTGTGATGGAACATCTGGACATGAACAGTCTTAGCAA GTACTCAAAACAGCTAGGAGAGAAGATGGCAGATCTGCATCTTCACAACAAGAAACAActggaaaaattaaataaagagcaACAGACAGTGG GAAAAGGAGCGGGGCAGTCAGATGTGGCTGCTGTTGAAAAATTTGGCTTCCATGTAACTACATGCTGTGGATATCTGCCACAG GACAATCAATGGCAGAGTGATTGGGTTCCATTCTACACCCAGCAGAGGCTACAGCACCAGCTTAACATGGTGGAGAAATCGTATGGAGACAGGGAGACCAGAGAACTATGGGCTGAGTTACAG CTGAAGATCCCTCAGTTCTTCAAAGATGTGGAGATAGTCCCTGCTCTCCTACATGGAGATTTATGGGGAGGAAACGTGGCAGAATGTGCAGACGGCCCAGTCATCTTCGATCCTGCTTCCTTCTACGGCCACTCTGAGTTTGAGTTGGGTATTGCCGGGATGTTTGGTGGCTTCAACAGTGCTTTTTACTCTGCATACCACAGCAAGATTCCCCAAGCACCAGGATTTGCAAAGAGGAACCAGCTTTACCAACTCTTCCACTACCTGAATCACTGGAACCACTTTGGTGGTGGTTACAAAGGTTCTTCCATAAGAGTTATGAAGACCCTGCTGAAATAA